From one Chrysiogenia bacterium genomic stretch:
- a CDS encoding helix-turn-helix transcriptional regulator — MSVRTRFASASLHLFEAAGELVPLPKSLREQQQALQFVRTLQGYQGAAAIGAASELGLFPYLIQPRSLQDISEEFGMPEPAARVLLDALSSAGILLQDRDGRWAMTGPASKQLLREGWSAVREMINFMLGTWNYWCELPEVLKGNEGHPTLKVYNPANPLMAEYVRMTTAMLAGPSRELVRSMDLSQVRRMICGTVGISFAAAVTQANPETELVVSCLPRLIAELPAALKQFKVREPVEIIENSGDAEEDKWGTSESYDLVFLARKFAYCGPQHGIDYLKKSMKVLSPGGYVVLWEPFADNYELVPWMATNIALVDAMLGEPQPLWKTTDVATFAEDAGYQVEIHNVARGSTSFVVARRP; from the coding sequence ATGTCCGTGAGAACACGATTCGCATCCGCCTCGCTTCATTTGTTTGAAGCTGCCGGTGAGCTGGTTCCTTTGCCGAAATCACTGCGCGAGCAGCAACAGGCTCTCCAGTTTGTCAGAACGCTGCAGGGCTACCAGGGCGCGGCTGCAATCGGTGCCGCCTCCGAACTGGGGCTCTTTCCCTATCTGATTCAGCCGCGCAGCTTGCAGGATATCTCTGAAGAGTTTGGCATGCCGGAGCCTGCAGCCAGGGTGCTGCTCGATGCCCTGTCCTCGGCAGGCATTCTGCTGCAGGACCGTGATGGACGCTGGGCCATGACCGGACCGGCGAGCAAGCAGCTTCTTCGTGAGGGATGGAGCGCCGTGCGTGAGATGATCAATTTCATGCTCGGGACATGGAACTATTGGTGTGAGCTCCCCGAAGTGTTGAAGGGCAATGAGGGTCACCCCACCCTCAAGGTATACAACCCCGCCAATCCGCTGATGGCCGAATACGTGCGCATGACCACGGCCATGCTTGCCGGCCCCTCCCGCGAGCTTGTCAGGTCGATGGACTTGAGCCAGGTCAGGCGAATGATCTGCGGCACCGTCGGCATCAGCTTCGCAGCGGCCGTCACACAGGCCAACCCGGAGACGGAGCTGGTGGTTTCATGCCTGCCGCGCCTGATCGCCGAGCTGCCTGCGGCGCTGAAGCAGTTCAAGGTGCGTGAGCCTGTCGAAATCATCGAAAACTCCGGCGATGCCGAGGAAGACAAATGGGGCACAAGTGAGAGCTATGACCTCGTTTTCCTTGCCCGGAAGTTTGCCTACTGCGGGCCGCAGCATGGGATCGACTATCTGAAGAAATCCATGAAAGTCCTGTCACCCGGGGGCTATGTTGTCCTCTGGGAGCCCTTTGCGGACAACTACGAGCTGGTGCCCTGGATGGCCACTAACATCGCGCTAGTCGATGCCATGTTGGGGGAGCCGCAGCCGCTGTGGAAGACGACGGACGTTGCGACTTTCGCCGAAGACGCTGGTTACCAGGTAGAGATTCACAATGTGGCGCGCGGATCAACGAGCTTTGTCGTCGCGCGCCGCCCCTGA
- a CDS encoding ABC transporter permease subunit: MKRFVGLIEVTRLEFAEIRRSRWLAMTLIVYGVLVGIFVLVGLRESSVLGFTGLGRVLLNFSHALIALLPLLALSATVQVVPRAREDGSLELLMSQPVSRFDYFAGVALSRMIALIAPLILLALGMAIFGGPILGGELPWNYLGMMLLAASTLIIAFVGIGMMISVFGKNQSRSLIYALVVWALGIAFLDFAIVALMLQWRIEPAAVFTLAVVNPVECARLLLLSSAEPELNILGPVGFFLANRLGIGWLAVIGALWPTCLGFGMMWGAWSQFKRSDLLA, translated from the coding sequence GTGAAGCGATTCGTCGGACTGATCGAGGTGACCCGGCTGGAGTTCGCGGAAATCCGTCGCTCCAGGTGGCTCGCCATGACGTTGATTGTTTACGGCGTGCTCGTCGGCATTTTTGTACTGGTGGGGCTTCGTGAATCAAGTGTGCTGGGCTTTACAGGGCTTGGCCGCGTGTTACTAAACTTCTCCCATGCTCTGATTGCGCTTCTTCCGCTGTTGGCCCTGAGTGCGACGGTTCAGGTCGTGCCCCGCGCGCGCGAGGACGGCTCGCTCGAGCTGCTGATGAGCCAGCCGGTCTCGCGTTTCGACTATTTTGCAGGGGTCGCATTGAGCCGAATGATTGCATTGATCGCCCCGCTGATCCTCCTCGCACTCGGGATGGCCATATTTGGAGGGCCGATCCTGGGGGGAGAGCTTCCCTGGAACTACCTGGGAATGATGTTGCTGGCGGCGAGCACGTTGATCATAGCGTTCGTTGGAATTGGAATGATGATCTCCGTATTTGGAAAGAATCAGTCGCGCAGCCTCATCTATGCGTTGGTCGTGTGGGCATTGGGCATCGCATTTCTCGACTTTGCGATTGTCGCGCTCATGCTCCAGTGGCGAATTGAGCCGGCAGCCGTCTTCACGCTCGCGGTGGTAAACCCGGTCGAATGCGCGCGTTTGTTGCTGCTTTCTTCGGCCGAGCCCGAGCTCAACATTTTGGGCCCCGTCGGGTTTTTCCTTGCCAATCGACTGGGCATCGGCTGGTTGGCTGTGATCGGGGCTCTCTGGCCGACTTGTCTCGGCTTCGGCATGATGTGGGGTGCGTGGAGCCAGTTCAAGCGAAGCGACTTGCTCGCGTAA
- a CDS encoding ABC transporter ATP-binding protein, whose amino-acid sequence MRIELENLIKRFGQTPAIDRLCLSIETGERVALIGPNGSGKTTLLRVLMGMLGAEGAVLVGSSSPFTQREQLARNVAYVPQIAPQFGVPVGQLIQTICRIREIDKDRVHGLSETLGFRPAEHETKPFRDLSGGMKQKLLIALALATEPDLLIMDEPTASLDADARRHFFELCGELSESTTLVLCSHRVEEVRHLVGRVVALEGGRLVADGPVEQFVASLGRAVIELRVSEPSGELATWLAERGFRKLSGNRYTVFVEWQTKLDAVRELMTRWGGEIEDLIVNDLHELQIVHGNGSPASEKEHS is encoded by the coding sequence ATGCGCATTGAGCTAGAAAACCTGATCAAACGCTTCGGCCAGACTCCGGCGATCGACCGATTGTGTCTGAGCATCGAGACAGGCGAGCGGGTTGCGCTGATCGGTCCCAACGGTTCGGGCAAGACCACTTTGCTTCGCGTCCTGATGGGCATGTTGGGGGCGGAAGGAGCGGTTCTGGTCGGCTCCTCGTCTCCGTTCACGCAACGAGAGCAGCTCGCCAGGAATGTCGCGTACGTGCCGCAGATCGCGCCGCAGTTCGGGGTGCCGGTCGGCCAACTCATTCAGACCATCTGTCGCATTCGGGAGATCGACAAGGATCGCGTCCACGGGCTCTCCGAAACCCTGGGATTTCGCCCGGCAGAGCACGAAACAAAACCATTCAGGGACCTGTCGGGCGGCATGAAGCAAAAGCTGCTGATTGCACTCGCGCTTGCGACTGAGCCCGATCTCCTCATCATGGATGAACCGACTGCCAGCCTCGATGCCGATGCGCGGCGGCATTTCTTTGAACTATGTGGCGAGCTTTCGGAGAGCACGACACTCGTGCTCTGCAGTCACCGGGTCGAGGAAGTGCGCCACCTCGTCGGTAGGGTCGTGGCACTCGAGGGCGGGCGCCTGGTGGCGGATGGGCCGGTCGAGCAGTTTGTCGCCTCGCTGGGACGCGCGGTGATTGAACTCCGGGTGAGCGAGCCGTCCGGGGAACTGGCGACATGGTTGGCGGAACGTGGTTTTCGAAAGCTCTCTGGTAATCGCTATACGGTCTTTGTTGAATGGCAGACCAAGCTTGATGCCGTGCGGGAACTGATGACTCGTTGGGGCGGTGAAATCGAAGATCTTATTGTGAACGATCTGCACGAATTGCAGATCGTTCATGGCAATGGCAGTCCTGCGAGCGAGAAGGAACACTCATGA
- the nosD gene encoding nitrous oxide reductase family maturation protein NosD, whose amino-acid sequence MSRGKLLVAAASGLLGLFNIVVGALHAQSQPIGARHPADKGGARSACRTIQSRQDLQSAIDAAPEGERLCLASGTFQGAFRISKSLTISGPRDAVIHNPDRGSTFFIKADNVVLDGFTITGSGQDYVAQDAGIFVSESNDVKIQNLVIEDVLFGITSQKVNHLSIEDTSIVCRGKRALGMRGDGIRLWETRKSLISGNRLDQCRDMVVWYSPENIIRDNQVSNGRYGTHFMYSSRNVIRDNHFVGNVVGVFVMYSRNLLIRNNLFADAAGAAGMGLGLKESGNLEVVGNRYIHNSVGIYLDNSPLYQDDRNLFAHNEVRLGDIGITFHSSPHQNEFVANTLKDNLRLISIEGGGDALGVEWTRNYYDLYEGYDFDGDGIGDVPFELRSVVDALVNRYPQLKLFAGSLAMFLLETSSRLVPMYQPELLMKDEQPLIKQADRSGSAPTVKSILDRRGIFALEGDAGALNAEQAQSSSEEEHSKY is encoded by the coding sequence ATGAGTCGGGGGAAGCTCCTGGTTGCTGCCGCGAGCGGGCTGCTTGGTCTGTTCAATATTGTTGTTGGCGCGTTGCATGCCCAATCCCAGCCGATCGGAGCCCGGCATCCGGCGGACAAGGGCGGAGCCCGGAGCGCCTGTCGCACGATTCAATCCCGGCAGGACCTTCAATCGGCAATCGACGCCGCACCCGAGGGCGAGCGGCTCTGCCTTGCTTCCGGCACTTTCCAGGGCGCATTCAGAATCAGCAAGTCCCTGACAATCAGCGGGCCGCGCGACGCGGTGATTCACAACCCGGATCGAGGCTCCACGTTCTTCATCAAAGCCGACAATGTCGTGCTGGACGGGTTTACGATCACGGGAAGCGGACAGGACTACGTCGCGCAGGACGCGGGAATTTTTGTCTCTGAATCGAACGACGTGAAGATTCAAAATCTTGTCATCGAGGATGTCCTGTTTGGTATTACTTCCCAGAAGGTCAATCACCTGAGCATTGAAGACACTTCCATTGTGTGTCGTGGGAAGCGGGCGCTGGGGATGCGGGGCGACGGCATCCGGCTATGGGAAACCAGAAAATCTTTGATCTCCGGCAATCGGCTCGATCAGTGCCGGGATATGGTGGTTTGGTATTCTCCAGAAAACATCATTCGAGACAATCAGGTGTCGAACGGGCGCTATGGGACGCATTTCATGTACAGCTCCCGGAATGTGATCCGGGACAATCATTTCGTCGGGAACGTCGTCGGTGTGTTCGTGATGTACAGCCGCAATTTGCTGATCAGGAACAATCTTTTTGCCGATGCGGCAGGTGCGGCGGGCATGGGGCTCGGACTCAAGGAGTCCGGAAACCTGGAAGTCGTGGGCAATCGCTACATTCACAACTCGGTAGGAATCTATCTAGACAACTCACCGCTGTATCAGGACGATCGAAACCTGTTTGCGCACAACGAGGTTCGGCTTGGTGATATTGGTATCACCTTTCACAGCAGCCCCCATCAGAATGAATTCGTGGCCAATACGCTCAAGGACAACCTGCGCCTGATCAGCATCGAAGGCGGAGGTGATGCGCTTGGGGTGGAGTGGACACGGAACTACTATGATCTTTATGAAGGCTATGACTTTGACGGCGACGGAATCGGAGACGTCCCGTTTGAGCTTCGTTCGGTTGTGGATGCCCTCGTCAACCGTTACCCTCAGTTGAAACTATTTGCGGGCTCCTTGGCGATGTTCCTGTTGGAGACCTCGTCGCGCCTGGTCCCCATGTACCAGCCGGAACTTTTGATGAAAGACGAGCAGCCTTTGATCAAGCAGGCGGACCGTTCTGGCTCCGCGCCGACAGTTAAATCGATTCTGGACAGGCGCGGGATTTTTGCACTCGAGGGCGACGCGGGAGCTCTCAATGCCGAGCAGGCGCAAAGCAGTAGCGAAGAAGAGCATAGCAAATACTGA
- a CDS encoding cytochrome C, whose product MSTHADKEKQQRLIVLGLVCLAIGIYVASFFLPYWNFTLLAPQYPQGLRIQIGLDHLEGDVGEVSGLNHYIGMRSLDEAAVLERAIAPYAVGVLCVSLLVFVLVPSRKYSWLALAPGLVFPLAFIGDSFYWLYQFGNHLDPRAPITIAPFTPTLLGKGAVGQFETIATPAAGFYLALLGFVVITVAWYIKRRICWGCRLRHECHFVCPNMTVGSGGTSATSGAEEGDRVKA is encoded by the coding sequence ATGAGCACACATGCCGACAAGGAAAAGCAACAACGTCTGATCGTTCTGGGCCTTGTTTGTCTGGCGATCGGTATCTATGTCGCATCGTTCTTTCTTCCCTACTGGAACTTCACATTGCTGGCGCCGCAGTACCCTCAGGGACTGAGAATCCAGATCGGATTGGACCATCTCGAAGGCGATGTGGGTGAAGTCAGCGGGCTTAACCATTACATCGGCATGCGCTCGTTGGATGAGGCTGCGGTTTTGGAGCGCGCGATCGCCCCGTATGCTGTCGGCGTGCTTTGTGTGAGCCTGCTGGTATTCGTGCTGGTGCCGAGCCGCAAGTATTCGTGGCTGGCGCTCGCGCCGGGCCTGGTCTTTCCCCTTGCCTTTATCGGGGACAGTTTTTACTGGCTCTATCAGTTTGGGAACCATCTGGATCCGCGAGCCCCGATTACCATCGCGCCTTTTACTCCCACACTCCTGGGAAAGGGGGCGGTCGGCCAGTTCGAAACGATTGCCACGCCGGCCGCCGGTTTTTATCTGGCGCTGCTTGGGTTTGTGGTGATTACGGTGGCGTGGTACATCAAGCGACGGATTTGCTGGGGATGCAGGCTTCGACACGAATGTCACTTCGTGTGCCCGAACATGACGGTCGGTTCCGGTGGGACTTCTGCCACTTCTGGTGCCGAAGAGGGTGACCGGGTGAAGGCGTAG
- a CDS encoding cytochrome c has translation MNISYRNRFSSYFVMALVAVFVSSGAFGCSSSPKEKEKPKAQATAPAAAKKAEPAAEPQVGPDGPESIPYGGVDEISTDPAMIEKGKGLFESKGCVACHRMDMKLVGPALGGVTERRTVKWMARMIQHPEMMLEKDPVAKQLLATHFTPMANQGVTPDETKAIIAYLATQKPPAK, from the coding sequence ATGAATATTTCGTACCGGAATCGCTTCAGCTCTTATTTTGTGATGGCCCTGGTAGCTGTCTTCGTCTCGTCGGGGGCGTTTGGATGCAGCAGTTCGCCAAAAGAGAAAGAGAAGCCCAAGGCGCAGGCCACAGCACCGGCCGCCGCGAAGAAGGCCGAGCCGGCTGCGGAACCGCAGGTTGGTCCCGATGGCCCTGAATCGATTCCCTACGGCGGCGTCGACGAAATCTCCACGGATCCGGCGATGATTGAGAAGGGCAAGGGGCTCTTTGAGTCAAAGGGGTGTGTTGCCTGCCATCGTATGGATATGAAGCTGGTCGGCCCGGCTCTGGGCGGAGTGACCGAGCGCCGCACGGTCAAATGGATGGCCCGCATGATCCAGCATCCGGAGATGATGCTGGAGAAGGATCCGGTCGCAAAGCAACTGCTCGCGACGCATTTTACGCCGATGGCCAATCAAGGGGTCACCCCTGACGAAACCAAGGCGATCATCGCATATCTTGCAACTCAGAAACCGCCGGCCAAGTGA
- the nosZ gene encoding Sec-dependent nitrous-oxide reductase produces the protein MNREKGNKTAARKSRRGVVTGLIGAALMLSVMVGACEQHQAANEGGAGGGASETVAQIMQERGLSEADVRAAVKTFMPTGKHDDYLLFASGGQVGNVIVIGLPSMRILKYIGVFTPEPWQGYAYGDESGKILEGGKKYGREITWADMHHPALSETAGDYDGQFLFVNDKANPRIAVIDLKDFATKQIVGSELMRSEHGGAFVTPNTDYVVEGAQYPAPLGLAYAPIEEYNEKYRGAVIFWKFNREKGRIEKENSFAIELPPYSQDLSDAGKLVSDGWVFINSFNTERSWGGILDGNPPMESGASQNDMDYLHVINWKAAEKVAAAGKTEKIADMRVIRLQTAIDEGLLHFIPEPKSPHGVDVTPDGTEMVVSGKLDTHGTVYNFAKIQELIKNKDYAGRDPYGVPILPFEKSIRGQVEIGLGPLHSQYDGKGNVYTSVFIESKVAKWSLKDLKLIDKIPVHYNVGHITAAEGDTVSPDGNYLVSMNKWAVDRFQNVGPLLPQNFQLIDITGEKMELLYDMPLPLGEPHYAQIIKADKIHAEEIYPMGFNPVTGAKDPYAVTPGGEKIERKADGVHVYMSAIRSHFTPDLIRVKEGDVVHLHLTNVEQAKDATHGFTINSHNISASLEPGKHVNITFKADRPGVWPMYCTEFCSALHLEMAGYLLVEPKEGS, from the coding sequence ATGAACCGGGAAAAAGGGAATAAGACAGCGGCTCGGAAGTCACGTCGGGGGGTCGTAACCGGACTCATCGGGGCAGCCCTGATGCTCTCGGTGATGGTCGGTGCATGTGAACAGCACCAGGCGGCCAACGAGGGCGGTGCCGGCGGCGGGGCCTCGGAGACCGTCGCGCAAATCATGCAGGAACGCGGACTCAGCGAGGCTGACGTCCGCGCTGCCGTAAAGACGTTCATGCCCACGGGCAAACATGATGATTATCTGCTGTTCGCCTCCGGCGGTCAGGTGGGCAATGTCATCGTGATCGGACTGCCCAGTATGCGCATCCTCAAATACATCGGTGTTTTCACTCCCGAGCCGTGGCAGGGCTATGCATACGGGGATGAGTCCGGGAAGATTCTTGAAGGCGGAAAGAAATACGGTCGCGAGATCACGTGGGCGGACATGCACCACCCCGCGCTGAGCGAAACAGCCGGCGATTACGATGGCCAGTTCCTGTTCGTCAATGACAAGGCCAATCCGCGCATTGCGGTAATCGATCTGAAGGACTTTGCGACCAAACAGATCGTCGGTTCCGAGCTCATGCGTTCGGAGCATGGCGGAGCCTTCGTGACGCCGAATACTGACTACGTGGTCGAGGGCGCGCAGTATCCTGCGCCGCTTGGCCTCGCATATGCGCCGATCGAGGAATACAACGAGAAATACCGTGGCGCGGTAATCTTCTGGAAGTTCAATCGCGAGAAGGGCCGGATCGAGAAAGAGAACTCCTTCGCGATCGAGTTGCCCCCGTATTCACAGGATCTTTCGGACGCCGGCAAGCTCGTGTCCGACGGGTGGGTCTTCATCAACTCCTTCAATACCGAGCGTTCGTGGGGGGGCATTCTGGATGGCAATCCGCCCATGGAATCCGGCGCTTCCCAGAACGACATGGACTATCTCCATGTGATCAACTGGAAAGCCGCGGAGAAGGTTGCCGCGGCCGGGAAGACGGAAAAGATCGCGGACATGCGCGTCATCCGTCTTCAGACAGCCATCGACGAGGGGCTTCTTCACTTCATTCCGGAGCCCAAGAGCCCGCATGGCGTGGACGTGACCCCCGATGGTACCGAGATGGTGGTCAGCGGCAAACTCGACACCCATGGCACGGTTTACAACTTCGCCAAGATTCAGGAACTGATCAAGAACAAGGACTATGCCGGCAGGGATCCCTACGGTGTTCCGATTCTGCCGTTTGAAAAGTCCATTCGCGGCCAGGTTGAGATCGGACTGGGCCCGCTGCACTCGCAGTACGACGGGAAGGGCAACGTCTATACGTCCGTCTTTATCGAGTCGAAGGTTGCCAAGTGGTCCCTCAAGGACCTCAAGTTGATCGACAAGATTCCGGTGCACTACAACGTGGGCCACATTACGGCGGCTGAAGGTGATACTGTCAGTCCGGACGGCAATTACCTGGTTTCGATGAACAAGTGGGCAGTTGACCGCTTCCAGAATGTTGGCCCTCTGCTTCCGCAGAATTTCCAGCTCATCGATATTACTGGTGAGAAAATGGAACTGCTCTATGACATGCCGCTTCCCCTGGGTGAGCCGCACTATGCGCAGATCATCAAGGCCGACAAGATTCATGCCGAAGAAATCTATCCGATGGGATTCAACCCGGTAACGGGTGCGAAGGATCCATATGCCGTCACGCCCGGCGGAGAAAAGATCGAGCGCAAGGCCGATGGCGTGCATGTCTACATGTCGGCGATCCGGTCGCACTTCACGCCCGATCTGATCCGGGTCAAGGAGGGCGATGTCGTTCATCTTCACCTGACAAACGTGGAGCAGGCCAAGGATGCAACCCATGGATTTACGATCAACAGCCACAATATCAGCGCCAGCCTGGAGCCCGGCAAACACGTGAATATCACGTTCAAGGCCGACCGGCCGGGCGTATGGCCGATGTACTGCACGGAGTTCTGCAGTGCCCTGCATCTGGAAATGGCGGGCTATCTGCTTGTGGAGCCGAAGGAAGGCAGCTAA
- a CDS encoding arylamine N-acetyltransferase: MSETTFDLNAYLERIGVERLPANLIEKLHALHRAQAYAIPFEVFDIHLGRGVSVAPAEIFDKLVGKRRGGYCFELNTLLGDALEAAGFEVQRLLARVLFKRESPGPRTHMVLVVTAEGKRWLADVGFGGPGIVDPLPLEPGRESEQAGARFRLREDARYGHVLERGDANGWAPLYAFNFESFTSDDVVVANHFTSTHPSSPFRGIRMCALPSPTGRATLANFELSLHRHDGTSQTRTIEPGVPYLQMLQESFGLILDADYEDLAPLK, encoded by the coding sequence GTGAGTGAAACCACCTTTGACCTGAATGCCTACCTTGAGCGCATTGGCGTGGAACGCCTTCCGGCGAACTTGATAGAAAAACTGCATGCCCTGCACCGCGCGCAGGCCTACGCCATTCCCTTCGAAGTCTTCGACATCCATCTGGGACGGGGCGTCTCGGTCGCGCCGGCGGAGATCTTTGACAAACTGGTCGGCAAACGCCGCGGCGGCTACTGCTTCGAACTCAACACCCTGCTGGGCGATGCGCTGGAGGCCGCCGGCTTCGAGGTGCAGCGACTGCTTGCCCGCGTCCTGTTCAAGCGAGAGTCACCGGGCCCGCGCACTCACATGGTCCTCGTCGTTACCGCTGAAGGGAAGCGCTGGCTCGCTGACGTGGGCTTTGGCGGACCGGGCATCGTGGATCCACTCCCACTGGAACCCGGTCGCGAATCCGAACAAGCGGGCGCAAGGTTTCGGCTCCGCGAGGATGCGCGCTACGGCCATGTTCTCGAAAGAGGGGATGCAAACGGATGGGCGCCGCTCTATGCCTTCAATTTTGAATCGTTCACCAGCGACGACGTCGTCGTGGCCAACCACTTTACCTCGACGCACCCGAGCTCGCCCTTTCGCGGAATCCGGATGTGCGCCCTGCCCTCGCCCACGGGCAGAGCTACCCTGGCCAATTTCGAGCTGAGTCTTCACCGCCACGACGGCACGAGCCAGACACGCACCATTGAGCCCGGCGTGCCATACCTGCAGATGCTCCAGGAGAGCTTCGGTCTGATTCTGGACGCCGATTACGAAGACCTGGCGCCGCTGAAATAG